A window of Streptomyces marispadix contains these coding sequences:
- a CDS encoding DUF397 domain-containing protein yields MNPDAVTPCTGHLRNGMPARELGSEGWHKPWSGQNGGACVEAKKLPDGRVALRQSTDPEGPVLLYTPEEITAFIEGAKAGEADFLTV; encoded by the coding sequence ATGAACCCTGATGCTGTAACCCCCTGCACCGGACACCTCCGTAACGGAATGCCCGCGCGTGAACTGGGCAGCGAGGGCTGGCACAAGCCATGGAGCGGGCAGAACGGCGGTGCCTGTGTGGAAGCGAAGAAGCTTCCCGACGGGCGGGTCGCGCTGCGGCAGTCCACCGATCCGGAAGGGCCGGTGCTGCTCTACACCCCTGAGGAGATCACCGCTTTCATCGAGGGAGCCAAGGCAGGCGAGGCCGACTTCCTCACCGTCTGA